A stretch of DNA from Montipora capricornis isolate CH-2021 chromosome 1, ASM3666992v2, whole genome shotgun sequence:
ATTGATGACTGCCGCTTAAACGCTATTAGTACTTTAGgatctttttaacattcttaGTTTTCACCTTTAATCGAAATGAATATTTCTCTTACAGAATGtatatattgtattttattttatattttttttaaatagcttTTTTAATGTAGATAGATTAGGGTATTTTTACTATTGTTCTtcttaatgtcactgttcccTGGTATCAACATAGTTAGCTTTTAATGCATAACGtaaggcgcaatagaacgagacaactgATGTATTGGCGTTTTTTAAGGGgaacttccagattgcgtgatATCGAACAACCTCACTTCTCtacccagcactacgagctgattgGTAAACAGCATGTGCTGGAttggacaagagtattggttagcgagcaatgtacaaaggcaaacgagccaacaagcttgggggaagtcgctgcgcagacttaaccgcACCTCGCAGGAGTGACCCAATTTTTAATGAAGGCATGGCAATAAacccaacccatctccaaagggagggaggggaaaaaactttaacaaatgccaacagctagttggtttactatagaagacaaactgccaagtgaaccttggacggctaactgaggctttatagctagactctgtctattaaagtagccagttgtacaGCTTCTTCTATGAGCAGGTAGGTATTACACATGCTCTTTAACAGTTATGAATGAggccttaacagatttggccaatgcaggtgtacgttataaactgatatctaggaacaaagtcactatgtcctcattttatttacaacaaaaccattgattttatgaccttgaacgaccGACTTCAGAGAACACGAAGATAACTAACGCGACATGAATAGCCCCTTTTAGTATggtcacgttccattaaccatattttactgatggggcagtaaaatctcatttaaatttgtaaatctGAAGGATTGTTTTCATGTATCTGCATTTCTAATTGAATAAAAAGGAATtatcataatgataatgataataataataataataataataataataataataggataGTATGTGCACTCTCATTGATCAATAGTTGTGTTTAgctgagagtatgtaaacacggctatGAAATCACACGAATTTTCAGATTGCTTTATATGTGTTGTcagttttcattggctggtaggaaatatgagcgtgtatcaagaaaatctgttacaatcaaaaagtaaaaaaaaaaaaccagcatttccCTTCATTTGTCTTACTCTTTTGAGAGATATTTTAtctaagcaatagaggacttttttccatgTTTATATAGCTTAATCTAAACACTCAGGGAGTTGGGggaattcttgacagttatgtAAACCCAAGACACaatcgagggtttgcataactgtcttgaattctcccaactccccctcatgtttagatgaggctaatTAAACAGGGAAAAAGTCCTCTGTtgcttaaggatggtgcctactattgttattgcgcatatgttctgcgcatctcgagatactcggatttgctatgggtgatgcttactaacacagggatatttttgcatggtttaaaactatccagagaaagtagatctcagtaagtactcttggtatccaaaaagaaaattgggggtaaccatgcatttttgagagataattaagcttcaacttgagaaagaacgccatacattgctttgtatatttaaagctttttacaagtattattcatgaattatctttgaaaaatgtgtggttacccctaattttctttttggatttaaataacacttgttaagatctacctttcctgcataccgtaatcacacaccggggcaaaaatatctttaattagtaggaaCCATCCTTAATTATTGCACTTTCTAAAGAATGTCTAACTTTCATACTTTTTAATGTAAATATCAATGAGCATTCATGGAAGGAAAGTATGGCGAAAATGGGTTAAGACCATTAATTTTTATTCTGGGTCATTCTCCATGCAAAAACCTGCAGCtatactttttctttgttttaattgtaggcaagtgttagggttaggttgtttcaacttttttttctcttttgtttcctttatgTTACATCAAAAGATCCACAAGTTTCAAAGGCTATTACACCAAGGATAGGCATTTCATTCTTCCCACTACCTTCCCTATCAACATGACTTTGGTTTAAAGAAGCTGTTTACAGTCAAATTCAACATTTGTTTAAAGTTTTAGATAATTTGTTATCCTTTGAAATTCGCAATAAGCAAATTTGATGTAACATTACGTCTAGCATGTGTTTTCTTATACAGTACTTAATTAGCACCAGTCTGAGAGCATGTACTTGTTTCGTTGGAGTTTCCTTTGCAGACTACTCGCTATTTAAAACAGCTCTGGCATTTATATGATCATTATATAAAAGAGGTTTAAGACACTTTGAAACTCACCAaacggcaggttagttttgcaggttgcaggttgaaatttactgtgactgttacatgaatagctaaccttaggcctaattaggcctaaaaacgtttctttaggcctccttaggcctaaaaacgtttctttaggcctaattaggcctaaggttagctattcatgtaacagtcacagtaaattgcAACTGCACCTGCAAAACTATAAAATTGTCAGTCcttgcaaaactaacctgccgctCACCAAATTGTTTCCTCCTTGATCAGCAAATTTACATaaggaataaaatgaaaagaacaCTGCTTAACTAATAACTTGTCAGTGCCAAACATTGTATGACGAGGCTACAACATGCATGACTCCTAGCTACTATTAGAGCGAGCCCCCCTGACTGCCTGCTTCTACAAAACGTGATACCCACTAATTTGATTCTCACACAACAATTTAAAATCTGAGTGAAAGCCCTGGGAGATGGCTAggaactccagttttcccctcttaTTATAAATCTTCACTTGCTTTGATCAACTTTGATTTCATTAatccagggctcgaaattaacaaaaaacctagttgcattttgcgataaaatacgaaatttagtcACAatctcgcaaattttagtcgcaaaatcgccgcgctgcattgtgttgtcagcgggcttagcaaaaaaatatgagcctgcAATATTTGTGGGTTGgtactttaagtagggttattaaagtgtatcataacAGTATGTAATTATATCATGGATGTATTAAAGCCTTAAATTGTTATATATAACGGTATATACCTGtgaatttccatgtatacccatgtctgaacatgggtatacatggaagcACATGGGTAAACATGGATACACataggcatacatggatatacatggctgtgcaTTGAtctacataggtatacatggagatACATGCCTTTACATGGaaaacatggatatacatgataagacatgaatatacacgggtatacatggatatgcatgggcatacatggatatacatggttgtacatggatatacatgcctgTATGTGGATATACacggatatacatggctgtatatGTATATAGATGGACAAACATGggtattgccggttttcactgtcacaccatcatcaaaaaccattcaacaaataaagtcaagaatcaaagagataaaagaagatgaatattcaaacagtctcacaaaggttcaggtctgtgcgatgtttcgtgcgggagatattcgaagaaatgttttactcaaatttataaggctttgtatggagacgccatgtctGTGTCCCTCTCAGGGTCACAAATATTGCGACCTGAATCttacaaaaacatatgtcatcgacgtttgctataaaaagccaacagtcgtcttctgagggttcataaacatctatgtgagtacttattctcatacaaggactgttcagattgcaaaatctcagcagaTAAGTCACTTTTTAACCTTCGTGATAGCATTCTCGACCGCAATTTttgggtgtctggaaaacccgaatagcgaatagtcgcgaacaccgaacagcgaatagtgacgaatagtgacgaatagtacgaatagtgGCGAAGTcgcgaatagtcacgaatagtcatgaatagtaacaaatagtggcaaataagggtggaggggggggggaaaggattgtgacgaaatgacgaaaatttagtacccagtacttcctggtcaaccgcgcagcaacgttcgatgggattttcccgctaaaaaagcagagatgtgtcggcgaaggacagcttgagccctgagaagaaaaggtaataaatgcactgaaatcctgttgcttatttggataattaattaacgcaacggttatcagagtagctcgtttgtctctttaatcacaaaccacctgcctcacatttttattttattcctttttacaaAACGTGTCTCGCCgatcaggggcggatttagggggggccgagggggccgcggcaccccctttcagttcgtcggagatttattttttgtcaaaatatacaataattttgtaattttgtaagcagtctgttggagcttttgatttttttagctaaagcatgattttttgctaatagtatgaccaaagttgtgcgaaaaagctttcaacgttaccggcgttaatgttatccttttgaaatgacgaagaagactggatgagaattacttgtctacagtcaacctattttacagagactgtaacaacgtaaaatcttaatgtctatatatataattatatatattttggttaggtacaatgagaataacattgtgacacgtacgtgcttatgacctgttccatcaaatcaagaaccctgtgttcattgctggcttttacactgccaagcatctttttggattcagggtaggacttagccgtttGTTAAACCAGGGTTtgacattggatgttattgaggcatacaggcatattaacgtggtgaaagatcagctgacagatatacgcaaggatgcaaaaacagtgtttgcgcattcagtgcatgaaaagattcagaaaatggctaagaaagcatacgtaaagatcaccaacccgcgcacttgtggtatacagaaacttcattcgtttcttccaaggctgttgtgactttggagtgaagagtcacaaaccatgcatcattataaccacaacttataattttattcaatatggaatcctgatattttactttccagattgcaccagattgcatgtaagagtacccaaattttcaaaattttctggggggggcatgcccccagacccccctagaatgtagcgcctaaggcgctaccgaggcgcactaacgcgcgctgattagtattcttgttcggcccccactttcaaaaaatgctagatccgcccctgccgatgatgaaatgtgagtatctaaaatttatgttcgggcaccactgtgcgaggagatgatcatgagcttgatgtattaatgaaagtgatttatatttcGTGAGGGTAGAAATATTGTAAATTAAAGACCAATATTCAAAAATACTTGGGTTTCAGAAACACGTTTTATTGACCATTTGAATCAATTTACAAGGTTATAAGTTTCCTGTAAATGAAGGTGACAGCAGTTTGCAAGCAAGATCTATCCACTTTGTGATTCCGACTTGGTTTCAGTGATCGAGATACCCCAGCAGGTTTGACTGCTTGAACTTGAACTGCCCGAACTTGAACTGCTCGAACTTGAACTGCTTCCGCTATGTGACCCTCCCCCCCAAAACCTTTGGGCGCGCAAGCGATTGCCGAgggcttttttaaaagaaagttgGACAGACATTTTGCACATGTTGCCATTAGTGTTTTGTTGCTCAAGATCCTTCAGTAGGTGATTGAACAAAGCAGATATCTTGTGAGCTatcaaaagtaaaagaaaaagtgAGGATAAAAGATGAGGTCACTAGCAAAGCCATAACAAagccttataccacaatcacttctttcttaaaaaaagatttatttatacttgtctagcaatgccaagcacttacgtacgcattatcaagacaataaattgttttattttaaccagtattaataccaccgatttccgtctgaatgccgatttttgacagttaataatatccagtagcgttttatgacaTCTATCAatgctgttgaggctgagtcgtgaaaatttaaacttgccgatttcatttttttttatatttttcagtagcaattcctggtttccttagtttagattaaaatcttcaaccaattggtcagtttcgtgaaaaatgataccctattctagacccaaacacTCTGATTtgtataccctatgctagagtaaactacctatatagcccatatatggcagtacccccccccgctgctatcactcgtatgattcaCAGACcgaattgtactccactcagtcctattgcCATTATTAATCACTTGGTAAATAAGTTTCGAAACGAACATTTCGAGCTGTTCGCAAACCATCGGCACGACCTGATTCTCAAAAGATGGCTCGTTTACTGACTAATTTCAAATCCAATAATTACGATTGGGGAGATTCTTCAAAATTCTGGTCGTTATTGCGTTTTTGAGGGAATGCTTCCCCGCTTGAGCCTTCACGTTGAGCAATAGACTGCAAGCGGACTAAATTAAGGACATTTTATAACATTGTTCTTACGAAATAGTATTCACGCGTAGCTCGAGGTGTGTGATATTTATCGATTTTTGGATTTGACTAAACTGAGCGGAACAATCCAATTCGGTGTTTTCAGAAGTCCCAATTTAACTGATACTTAAACCCCTATGGTGCTTCTAAACACGGTTCATACCCGATTTCTGATCTTCGATTGCCTTCTGCAGCTGGGCTTTCATCTCACTGATTTCGTTTGCCGCTTCAGAGCATGGGGCTTTTGGCCTCGAGAGAATAATGATCGTTTCATGAAACTTCCTCCCGCGGTTATCCCTCGACGTTGCCTGAACCTCGTTTATCTCGTATCCATTTTCCTTGAAGACTGATTTGATCTTCGACCAGTTTATCTCTGAACCTGAAAAATTCTTGTTTTCGGCGCTCAGAGTAACAGTATCCTCAATACGAGCTTCTGAAAACCGgaggaaataagaaaaaaattcaatgaagCGAAGAAGTGAAGAAAAGCTTTAAAGCTTGCTTATTAATTTGGGGTATAAAGGTCCAGAAGTGATAACCAATGCAGACTTACCAAGGCCACcgcaaaataaaaatgaaccCACGAAGAGCGAGATCAACAAAGACATCTTGTTCTCGGCGAGAAGAACTCGATTGAATTCATGCAAAAAGAAACTGATTTTATACCTTCTTTAGGTACGGATTGAGCTAATtttagaaaaattaatattgataaATATACaatacaacaagaaaattgtCGCGAATTCGAGTGTAGGCCGACATGCTTTGCCGAACATGAGCACTGTGAGACTGATCTCATTTGCCACATGTTATCGATAAACACACATACCCTTCTCTTTGTTTATCTTTGAAAAGGAGATAACTTTTATATGGGTACGATATTTTCGGAATCGTTATCCAAGTCCGTGGAGCCGGGTTTGTGAAGAACTCAGTGCTAGCTGTATACAGAGAAACTCGCGAAGAAAAACTCGAGGAAAGCAATTTCATTTTAACGCCGATTTCTTGCCTTTTATCACAGTTAATGAACAAGCACTAGACGGGAAGGATAGATCTATAATGAAAGCATAAATATCACTGAGACCAGAGAATAATAAAGAAAGAATATAGGGAATAAGACTGATTTTCAAGGTTTTATGACAAGTACTGAGAGCCTGGCATACGAAAATttgtgttttgccaaaaatggaagaaactcgtttcATATGAGCTAATTTCTTGCGCGTTAGCAGCaggtatcaagtaacttttcGAAACAGAGAGCTGAGACGAGTTAGAATAACAATTTTTATGCTTTTATGAAAATTAGCAGCCCAAtcgtttcgcgtttgccgtgTCAAGTAAACGCCATGATTGATCTCTCTAATATCACTTGCGTACACCGCAACCAGCCAATTTATCAGCTCTCGGTTAACTTGTTAGTTTGGCCAATAGAAATCACCCTTTCAagcctttttttctctcttaaaaTCATTTCGTTTCCTTCCTTgaagacccaggggcagtcattCACGGCGGCAGGATTTCGCCCGCCTTTACTGAGAGAACTTTTGCCATTTGTTCTCTCGCCACGTTTACCTACCCCAAGGTCAGGCTCTCAGTGTCCCCGCAGTTTGTCTATACATACAACGATGGATGCGTGTATTAAGTAAGTCGTTATCATCTACAGTCGAACCTCaggataatcgagaatatgaatattaacgaggaacaaaaactaattacaataagAAAGCGACATTAAATCGTgcaacaaaacatttgcaaattgtTTGGAAAACAATGTGGTCTACACCTTCACTCTCCGTTGTGAATACCTGTACACGTGTCGGCAAAcgtcatgatcttttccttgctcttgcagatatcagatatctgccgtttaccaacgccatattcagctgacaaattggttcctttttcttctttctctaatcgcaAAGTTTATCTTTCATCCAAAGAACAGATCGCTTACGCTTCAAGGACACgatgatcgtgaataaacatTTGTGACGTATGTAGCGTGTTTGCCGAAAGAGCCAATAGAGCGTGAAATctcacttagcaacaaagcaactctaagccaatcagaactcatttGAAAGTTCTGCATTAGTTACGATGTGTGTAAgcgctgctttattttgctttttgaaagcgaaacaaaCTCGCCTTTACTTCTCTTTTCAAAGCTGTAGTTTTAAAACGAATATGGCTTAGGATCTAGATCATggctaataaatattcatgacaaaattgggaccagagaaaaagtccggataatcgagctTCGACTGCACTAGAATCAAACTTCTGTTATTCTCATAACGGTAAAAGCTGATATACGTCCATTGGAAACGAATTCCGACGACTTTGAAGCGGGTAGTCGTACCTTCGTCATGATCAAATGAAGATTCAAGGAAGCTGTTCATCAGTAAGGGATGaccaataataattgttttggtTCATAGCATCTTGAAGGCTTCACAAACTTTTTCTACGGTTTTACTCGTCTGATGAAACCTTTTCTTCGGTTGACATCTTTGTCGTGTTGAACCGGAGAAGTGCGTATATATATTAGGTATAATTTATGAACAAGGGCAAGATTAAACAAGATATCGGTACTTTTTGGTCAAACACATGAAGGTTCAGTGAATACCTGAAATAAAGCCAGCAACGTTCTTAAATTGATGCCTCTTGTATGactgacttgacttgacttctgtgggcccatttccatctgtagggctaacgctcacatggttcatatgggattgaaatctagcacttcacattacactctattcagttaactctgactTAAGGCTTACCTCATTGGAAAAATGCCGATTGACAGACGTATATGAGCGTTTCCACTGAGTCACTTTTAAAAGTTAAGCCCGATTGATAGCTCTCTGCCAGGTTGTTTCATATTTGTTTGGGTGCGGGTTGGAGAGGTGGACACTCGTTTAACGAGGCAAATGAACGGTTTGTAGCAAGCAGTTCTATCAAGCCTTGACTGTcttgattaattaaattaatttaactaGGGACTCAATATTTTAGATTTTTCTATATTTATGGACGCACATATCAGAAGTTTGCTTAATCAATGGTTAGTTAATATCTCGGAGTGCGTCTTTTAAGGACCAGGTTATATAAGGATATTTTTCATAGATTCAAAAACGCTGAAAATGATCCCGGTATTTAGGGGTATTTCCCTCAACTTGCCTTGATAGAATGGCGTAAGTTTCGTCGATCATGTTTTCTTGGTTCCTGTGAATTACACGgagtttgatttttttgctaaatAGTTCATGGGAGACTTATCTCAGATGCTAATTACGGTATGATCCTTAAATCtccataattatttatttctttttttgtcatgttcaaGTTAATCAGCAAATTCTTCAATATTTTATGACAGAAATTGAGGTTCCGTCGACCTTGTGTCTGACCAGTTTTTCTAATCGAACAGTTGTTATAAAAAGGGTGTTATTCGcctttttgaaaaggaaactgtTTGCCTTAGTTAATTAGCGACCAGCAGTAATTCAAAGCAAATATATATAAACAATTTTGCGTTATCGATCGGAGTATATATTTGACGATTCTTCTAATTCCTGCACGTTCCAAAAAGTGTTCGAAGTCGGTACAAAAGATCCACTCTGGTACGCTTTGATTTCGTCCAGCATCTCCATCACAGTTCAGTTGAttcgagataaactaagaataaagccaggatccgagccaggatccgagccaggattcgagccaggatccgagctaggatctgagccaggattcgagacctaaccgagacctaaccgagacctaacctaacccaACCCTAACTAGActtaactagactagaaccaacgcaaatagacctaacctaaccgattcgagacatAACCTAACCGaaagattcgagaataaatagcggagaaagctcatcttagctcgaatcctggctggaatcctggctcggatcctagctcgagtcctggctcggatcctagctcgaatcctggctcgaagtttaggtatccttaGTTGATTCCTTGATGAATCAAGCAATGTGCCAATTACATGGCACAATTCAAGATACAGTACACTTTTTCTTTCCGCAAATTTTCAGCAATACACTAAATTCTCCCTCAATTTTTACCCCATTTTTGTCTTGTACTAAttcaacaataattaatttactCCTTTGAATTTCTGGTTGCTTCCAACGTAAGTGAAGCataaaatatttgttaaatTAAACGAGTCGGCGAAATATTAACAATGCCTGTTAAGAATACACCCGAAGGCGAGGATTTTGGCAAGAACATACAGTATTTTTGCGCGTTCAGTTAATTAATGGCAATtgaattgaaatttattttactAGGAAAGACGGTAAGACGTTTAGTGAATAAATTGATCTCAGACTTGATCTGGAAGACATGGATAAtgcaccgatcaactcgaaacttcaagaTCCTCTCCCCCTGGCAAGATTCCCTCCCCgacgggccaaaatggtgttcaaatacTCTACCCTGTCGTCAGATTTGTCTGTCTGTCCGCAACTTtcgaagaccttttttgtaagccaatcgctcacaaatgctatatctcttcctttaagtATTCTGTCTCGTCCAAGCACGTGTTTTAtggctgttagcgacttcggcgtccgaaagaaaatcatttaaaaCCTGACTCTttcggttcaattttccccactccacgcaggcaaaggtcaaatttccCTCTCCCCGGGCACAGACGATAGTCAAAcgcccggggtttgcccggggaagacggggggatgttgaagtttcgatttcaTCGGCGCATAATTGCAATAAATCATTCTAAAGATCATAAAAGGAATACGATGTAAGAATACCAACAAAAGATCGTAAAGTGGTCAAACTTCACAGGGTATACACGAGATCAAACTTTaacagtgaaaaaaatcgtaatCAATGCAATTTCAACTAGTACAGTAGGTTGTAACGTTTGGACGTGTTATATACTTGTATGTTAGATTTCATTATGTCTGTATTTATGTATATAAGAGGTTCACATGTATGAGTATGTTAAACAATTTTGCGTTATCGATCGGAGTACATATTTGACGATTCTTCTAATTCCTGCACGTTCCAAAAA
This window harbors:
- the LOC138053154 gene encoding uncharacterized protein, translating into MSLLISLFVGSFLFCGGLEARIEDTVTLSAENKNFSGSEINWSKIKSVFKENGYEINEVQATSRDNRGRKFHETIIILSRPKAPCSEAANEISEMKAQLQKAIEDQKSAHKISALFNHLLKDLEQQNTNGNMCKMSVQLSFKKALGNRLRAQRFWGGGSHSGSSSSSSSSSSGSSSSSSQTCWGISITETKSESQSG